The following nucleotide sequence is from Tissierellales bacterium.
CTTCTTCTATAGACTATTTTAGTATTTCCTCCTAATTGGTGGGCAGTTAATGCACAGTCCATGGCAACATCTCCCCCACCAATGATGATTACATTTTCACCCTTAAGGGATTTTAATTTTCCAATTCTAGCTTCTTTTAAGAATTTAAGGGCGGTTTCTACTCCTTGTAAATTAGTATCAAGCTTGTCCCCTTCAATTATTTTTGATTCTGTAAGGCCCACACCTACATGAATTGCATCATAATACTCTTTTAATTCTTCTAATTCATCCATTGAAATTCTTTTATTACAGACTATATTTACTCCTAATTCTTCAATTAAACCTATATCATAATCTACGATTTCTTGTTCTAGTCTTGAAGGGTTAATACCGTATGTAAGTATTCCACCCGGTCTTTCCTCTGCTTCAAATACATCTACCTCATATCCTTCTCTAGCAAGTACACTGGCACAGGTTAATGAAGCTGGTCCGGAACCTATACAGGCAATTTTTTTCCCATTTGTTTTTTCTGGTCTTTTGTAAACTTTCATATTGTGAATTTTTTCTTGCTCAACAGCAAATTCTTGTAATTTACCTATATTTATAGGTTCATCTATTCCTGTTCTACTACAAGCTTCTTCACATAATTTAGCATGTGGACAAATTAAGCTACAACTACCACCAAAGGGGTTGTTCACTCTTATGGTTTCTGCTGCTCCTTTAAAGTTTCTAAATCTAATTGATCTAATAAACTTACCAGGATCTGTCTTTGCTGGACATGACTCGCTACAAGGCGCATCATAGCAAAGTAAGCAGCGCGAAGCCTCTTCCATGGCAGTCCTAATATTATAAGCTTCTTCCTTTTTTTCTCCATAAGCCACATTAAGTACTTTAGTCATATAATTCTCCTCCTATTGTTTGTTAAAAGTCAAACTAAT
It contains:
- a CDS encoding FAD-dependent oxidoreductase, which gives rise to MTKVLNVAYGEKKEEAYNIRTAMEEASRCLLCYDAPCSESCPAKTDPGKFIRSIRFRNFKGAAETIRVNNPFGGSCSLICPHAKLCEEACSRTGIDEPINIGKLQEFAVEQEKIHNMKVYKRPEKTNGKKIACIGSGPASLTCASVLAREGYEVDVFEAEERPGGILTYGINPSRLEQEIVDYDIGLIEELGVNIVCNKRISMDELEELKEYYDAIHVGVGLTESKIIEGDKLDTNLQGVETALKFLKEARIGKLKSLKGENVIIIGGGDVAMDCALTAHQLGGNTKIVYRRSIEEAPANIEELNMVQAMGIPIITEFAPAETLGNGNKLDSVKFDSRDKVSKLELKTSRLIFAIGQKRAKDFEDFVELEGVFSSGDIKNEGDTVVQAVAEGKEVAFKMIEYINAKEEK